From a region of the Macrobrachium nipponense isolate FS-2020 chromosome 3, ASM1510439v2, whole genome shotgun sequence genome:
- the LOC135221944 gene encoding uncharacterized protein LOC135221944 isoform X5: protein MTVSSTTLGEDLGDSSRGSEYQHEEMVSSLVHKLCPRGCGDPEFEAVNNTSLSFSALCHLVCFTLVETSGGASRNTLGKQYDNRRQGIFSRSVYNSDFPSAFKSGTGPPKDGKQVAKTQSGSKFYFDKYSREKIRGPAQGDLGNSGNGTNDLESSLKERFFRDLAAPLTSAGPSNISKIKQVLCCGFHINPSEHLQGAPDGDVLRNSHGESIQLVKNSGINLIKVDNYSSENISTSTYRLHARTDVLPLPSRALATNSSTGFKITAQGFNSHRFLHNIINIKNVSHFRFPNHPKKNDLSIQRNAAKFRWDPFHISSTMSNNTVNTVGSPYPLENYPTYYSVQVLPMQNTNADVLREKVTFPSKSERREFQNPEKNTQDGTEKKQHSSVIVSFDKKHGYVNPLCPEFVDYSPNDPCEMAISRTRLPHVSITLPPNNSEFHGPSESLYGRVSPLSLLHSSLLPSKSSPSLFSSMSSSLSQVSSRASATRPLGLQELPHTGEFLNRKPFSEKILLRSRRTVISSDTSFQPGTTKVRKTLQRSSMALKSTSILSNAIKPTRQQNIILVQTQNTAVLNFLSGLGPLKLESESIGRKNPVDQLPNCRPVSKCTRKYGDHPLDFCIYGFLPSCQEGYVRCLDNYFGPFNELCLNELSSLKDGSSSQTKVLLS from the coding sequence ATGACTGTAAGCAGCACCACACTAGGCGAAGACCTTGGAGATTCGAGCAGAGGAAGTGAATATCAGCATGAAGAGATGGTCTCTTCCCTGGTGCACAAGTTATGTCCCCGTGGCTGTGGAGACCCAGAATTTGAAGCTGTAAACAACACCAGCCTCTCTTTTAGTGCACTGTGTCATCTTGTGTGCTTTACCCTTGTAGAGACATCTGGAGGTGCAAGCAGAAATACCCTAGGAAAGCAGTATGATAACCGACGGCAAGGCATTTTCAGCAGATCTGTTTATAATAGTGATTTTCCCAGTGCTTTTAAAAGTGGCACCGGACCTCCTAAGGATGGTAAACAAGTGGCAAAGACGCAGTCAGGCTCAAAATTTTATTTCGATAAATATTCTAGGGAAAAAATCAGAGGCCCAGCTCAAGGTGATTTAGGTAATTCAGGAAACGGTACTAATGATCTCGAATCATCATTAAAGGAAAGGTTTTTCAGAGATTTAGCGGCCCCTTTGACAAGTGCCGGTCCctcaaatatttctaaaataaaacaagTTCTCTGCTGTGGTTTTCATATAAATCCAAGTGAGCATCTTCAAGGTGCTCCTGACGGCGACGTTCTTAGAAACTCGCACGGTGAAAGTATACAATTAGTCAAGAACAGTGGAATTAACCTTATTAAAGTTGATAATTATTCTTCCGAAAACATAAGTACTTCAACATATCGATTGCACGCAAGAACTGACGTTCTTCCTTTGCCGTCTCGTGCGCTTGCTACAAACTCGTCTACTGGTTTTAAAATCACTGCACAGGGATTTAATAGTCATAGATTTCTTCATaacataattaatataaaaaacgtATCTCATTTTCGGTTTCCTAATCATCCAAAGAAAAATGATCTCAGTATCCAACGAAATGCTGCAAAATTTAGGTGGGATCCATTTCATATTTCGTCAACAATGTCAAACAACACAGTAAACACTGTAGGCTCACCATATCCTCTTGAAAACTATCCAACATATTACTCAGTCCAGGTACTGCCGATGCAAAACACAAATGCTGATGTCTTGAGGGAAAAGGTGACTTTTCCAAGCAAATCGGAACGTCGTGAATTTCAAAATCCCGAAAAGAACACACAAGATGGAACAGAAAAAAAGCAGCATTCATCAGTTATTGTGTCATTCGACAAGAAACACGGTTATGTTAATCCTCTTTGCCCAGAATTTGTTGATTATTCCCCAAATGATCCCTGTGAGATGGCCATTTCAAGAACTCGTCTTCCGCATGTCTCCATAACTTTACCTCCAAATAATTCCGAATTTCATGGGCCCTCTGAATCTTTATATGGGCGTGTTTCACCCTTGTCCTTGCTCCATTCATcattactaccatcaaaatcgtCTCCTTCGTTATTTTCATCTATGTCCTCTTCATTATCACAAGTCTCATCTCGGGCATCGGCCACTAGACCTCTGGGATTACAGGAGTTACCTCATACCGGCGAGTTCTTGAATCGGAAACCTTTCAGTGAGAAGATACTGTTGAGGTCAAGAAGAACTGTGATCAGCTCTGACACTTCATTTCAGCCAGGCACCACAAAAGTTCGGAAAACCTTACAAAGATCTTCTATGGCTTTAAAATCAACATCCATACTTTCTAACGCTATTAAACCCACAAGACAGCAGAATATTATTTTAGTTCAAACACAGAATACAGCAGTTCTCAACTTCTTATCCGGTCTTGGACCTCTGAAACTGGAAAGTGAAAGTATAGGGAGAAAGAATCCTGTTGATCAGTTACCTAATTGCCGCCCTGTTTCCAAGTGCACTCGGAAGTACGGAGATCACCCTCTCGATTTCTGCATTTACGGATTTCTTCCATCATGCCAAGAGGGTTACGTCCGCTGTCTTGACAATTATTTTGGACCATTTAACGAACTCTGTCTGAATGAACTGTCATCACTGAAAGATGGGTCGTCCAGTCAAACTAAAGTTTTGCTGTCGTAG
- the LOC135221944 gene encoding uncharacterized protein LOC135221944 isoform X4: protein MWFRILLLMTVSSTTLGEDLGDSSRGSEYQHEEMVSSLVHKLCPRGCGDPEFEAVNNTSLSFSALCHLVCFTLVETSGGASRNTLGKQYDNRRQGIFSRSVYNSDFPSAFKSGTGPPKDGKQVAKTQSGSKFYFDKYSREKIRGPAQGDLGNSGNGTNDLESSLKERFFRDLAAPLTSAGPSNISKIKQVLCCGFHINPSEHLQGAPDGDVLRNSHGESIQLVKNSGINLIKVDNYSSENISTSTYRLHARTDVLPLPSRALATNSSTGFKITAQGFNSHRFLHNIINIKNVSHFRFPNHPKKNDLSIQRNAAKFRWDPFHISSTMSNNTVNTVGSPYPLENYPTYYSVQVLPMQNTNADVLREKVTFPSKSERREFQNPEKNTQDGTEKKQHSSVIVSFDKKHGYVNPLCPEFVDYSPNDPCEMAISRTRLPHVSITLPPNNSEFHGPSESLYGRVSPLSLLHSSLLPSKSSPSLFSSMSSSLSQVSSRASATRPLGLQELPHTGEFLNRKPFSEKILLRSRRTVISSDTSFQPGTTKVRKTLQRSSMALKSTSILSNAIKPTRQQNIILVQTQNTAVLNFLSGLGPLKLESESIGRKNPVDQLPNCRPVSKCTRKYGDHPLDFCIYGFLPSCQEGYVRCLDNYFGPFNELCLNELSSLKDGSSSQTKVLLS, encoded by the exons ATGTGgttcag AATTCTGCTCTTGATGACTGTAAGCAGCACCACACTAGGCGAAGACCTTGGAGATTCGAGCAGAGGAAGTGAATATCAGCATGAAGAGATGGTCTCTTCCCTGGTGCACAAGTTATGTCCCCGTGGCTGTGGAGACCCAGAATTTGAAGCTGTAAACAACACCAGCCTCTCTTTTAGTGCACTGTGTCATCTTGTGTGCTTTACCCTTGTAGAGACATCTGGAGGTGCAAGCAGAAATACCCTAGGAAAGCAGTATGATAACCGACGGCAAGGCATTTTCAGCAGATCTGTTTATAATAGTGATTTTCCCAGTGCTTTTAAAAGTGGCACCGGACCTCCTAAGGATGGTAAACAAGTGGCAAAGACGCAGTCAGGCTCAAAATTTTATTTCGATAAATATTCTAGGGAAAAAATCAGAGGCCCAGCTCAAGGTGATTTAGGTAATTCAGGAAACGGTACTAATGATCTCGAATCATCATTAAAGGAAAGGTTTTTCAGAGATTTAGCGGCCCCTTTGACAAGTGCCGGTCCctcaaatatttctaaaataaaacaagTTCTCTGCTGTGGTTTTCATATAAATCCAAGTGAGCATCTTCAAGGTGCTCCTGACGGCGACGTTCTTAGAAACTCGCACGGTGAAAGTATACAATTAGTCAAGAACAGTGGAATTAACCTTATTAAAGTTGATAATTATTCTTCCGAAAACATAAGTACTTCAACATATCGATTGCACGCAAGAACTGACGTTCTTCCTTTGCCGTCTCGTGCGCTTGCTACAAACTCGTCTACTGGTTTTAAAATCACTGCACAGGGATTTAATAGTCATAGATTTCTTCATaacataattaatataaaaaacgtATCTCATTTTCGGTTTCCTAATCATCCAAAGAAAAATGATCTCAGTATCCAACGAAATGCTGCAAAATTTAGGTGGGATCCATTTCATATTTCGTCAACAATGTCAAACAACACAGTAAACACTGTAGGCTCACCATATCCTCTTGAAAACTATCCAACATATTACTCAGTCCAGGTACTGCCGATGCAAAACACAAATGCTGATGTCTTGAGGGAAAAGGTGACTTTTCCAAGCAAATCGGAACGTCGTGAATTTCAAAATCCCGAAAAGAACACACAAGATGGAACAGAAAAAAAGCAGCATTCATCAGTTATTGTGTCATTCGACAAGAAACACGGTTATGTTAATCCTCTTTGCCCAGAATTTGTTGATTATTCCCCAAATGATCCCTGTGAGATGGCCATTTCAAGAACTCGTCTTCCGCATGTCTCCATAACTTTACCTCCAAATAATTCCGAATTTCATGGGCCCTCTGAATCTTTATATGGGCGTGTTTCACCCTTGTCCTTGCTCCATTCATcattactaccatcaaaatcgtCTCCTTCGTTATTTTCATCTATGTCCTCTTCATTATCACAAGTCTCATCTCGGGCATCGGCCACTAGACCTCTGGGATTACAGGAGTTACCTCATACCGGCGAGTTCTTGAATCGGAAACCTTTCAGTGAGAAGATACTGTTGAGGTCAAGAAGAACTGTGATCAGCTCTGACACTTCATTTCAGCCAGGCACCACAAAAGTTCGGAAAACCTTACAAAGATCTTCTATGGCTTTAAAATCAACATCCATACTTTCTAACGCTATTAAACCCACAAGACAGCAGAATATTATTTTAGTTCAAACACAGAATACAGCAGTTCTCAACTTCTTATCCGGTCTTGGACCTCTGAAACTGGAAAGTGAAAGTATAGGGAGAAAGAATCCTGTTGATCAGTTACCTAATTGCCGCCCTGTTTCCAAGTGCACTCGGAAGTACGGAGATCACCCTCTCGATTTCTGCATTTACGGATTTCTTCCATCATGCCAAGAGGGTTACGTCCGCTGTCTTGACAATTATTTTGGACCATTTAACGAACTCTGTCTGAATGAACTGTCATCACTGAAAGATGGGTCGTCCAGTCAAACTAAAGTTTTGCTGTCGTAG
- the LOC135221944 gene encoding uncharacterized protein LOC135221944 isoform X1 produces MGNWLSLLGSAVSTLRVSNRSLPISRNCLILLLMTVSSTTLGEDLGDSSRGSEYQHEEMVSSLVHKLCPRGCGDPEFEAVNNTSLSFSALCHLVCFTLVETSGGASRNTLGKQYDNRRQGIFSRSVYNSDFPSAFKSGTGPPKDGKQVAKTQSGSKFYFDKYSREKIRGPAQGDLGNSGNGTNDLESSLKERFFRDLAAPLTSAGPSNISKIKQVLCCGFHINPSEHLQGAPDGDVLRNSHGESIQLVKNSGINLIKVDNYSSENISTSTYRLHARTDVLPLPSRALATNSSTGFKITAQGFNSHRFLHNIINIKNVSHFRFPNHPKKNDLSIQRNAAKFRWDPFHISSTMSNNTVNTVGSPYPLENYPTYYSVQVLPMQNTNADVLREKVTFPSKSERREFQNPEKNTQDGTEKKQHSSVIVSFDKKHGYVNPLCPEFVDYSPNDPCEMAISRTRLPHVSITLPPNNSEFHGPSESLYGRVSPLSLLHSSLLPSKSSPSLFSSMSSSLSQVSSRASATRPLGLQELPHTGEFLNRKPFSEKILLRSRRTVISSDTSFQPGTTKVRKTLQRSSMALKSTSILSNAIKPTRQQNIILVQTQNTAVLNFLSGLGPLKLESESIGRKNPVDQLPNCRPVSKCTRKYGDHPLDFCIYGFLPSCQEGYVRCLDNYFGPFNELCLNELSSLKDGSSSQTKVLLS; encoded by the exons ATGGGAAATTGGTTGAGCTTGTTGGGCAGTGCAGTGTCAACTCTTAG GGTTTCAAACAGAAGTCTGCCCATCAGTAGAAACTGTCT AATTCTGCTCTTGATGACTGTAAGCAGCACCACACTAGGCGAAGACCTTGGAGATTCGAGCAGAGGAAGTGAATATCAGCATGAAGAGATGGTCTCTTCCCTGGTGCACAAGTTATGTCCCCGTGGCTGTGGAGACCCAGAATTTGAAGCTGTAAACAACACCAGCCTCTCTTTTAGTGCACTGTGTCATCTTGTGTGCTTTACCCTTGTAGAGACATCTGGAGGTGCAAGCAGAAATACCCTAGGAAAGCAGTATGATAACCGACGGCAAGGCATTTTCAGCAGATCTGTTTATAATAGTGATTTTCCCAGTGCTTTTAAAAGTGGCACCGGACCTCCTAAGGATGGTAAACAAGTGGCAAAGACGCAGTCAGGCTCAAAATTTTATTTCGATAAATATTCTAGGGAAAAAATCAGAGGCCCAGCTCAAGGTGATTTAGGTAATTCAGGAAACGGTACTAATGATCTCGAATCATCATTAAAGGAAAGGTTTTTCAGAGATTTAGCGGCCCCTTTGACAAGTGCCGGTCCctcaaatatttctaaaataaaacaagTTCTCTGCTGTGGTTTTCATATAAATCCAAGTGAGCATCTTCAAGGTGCTCCTGACGGCGACGTTCTTAGAAACTCGCACGGTGAAAGTATACAATTAGTCAAGAACAGTGGAATTAACCTTATTAAAGTTGATAATTATTCTTCCGAAAACATAAGTACTTCAACATATCGATTGCACGCAAGAACTGACGTTCTTCCTTTGCCGTCTCGTGCGCTTGCTACAAACTCGTCTACTGGTTTTAAAATCACTGCACAGGGATTTAATAGTCATAGATTTCTTCATaacataattaatataaaaaacgtATCTCATTTTCGGTTTCCTAATCATCCAAAGAAAAATGATCTCAGTATCCAACGAAATGCTGCAAAATTTAGGTGGGATCCATTTCATATTTCGTCAACAATGTCAAACAACACAGTAAACACTGTAGGCTCACCATATCCTCTTGAAAACTATCCAACATATTACTCAGTCCAGGTACTGCCGATGCAAAACACAAATGCTGATGTCTTGAGGGAAAAGGTGACTTTTCCAAGCAAATCGGAACGTCGTGAATTTCAAAATCCCGAAAAGAACACACAAGATGGAACAGAAAAAAAGCAGCATTCATCAGTTATTGTGTCATTCGACAAGAAACACGGTTATGTTAATCCTCTTTGCCCAGAATTTGTTGATTATTCCCCAAATGATCCCTGTGAGATGGCCATTTCAAGAACTCGTCTTCCGCATGTCTCCATAACTTTACCTCCAAATAATTCCGAATTTCATGGGCCCTCTGAATCTTTATATGGGCGTGTTTCACCCTTGTCCTTGCTCCATTCATcattactaccatcaaaatcgtCTCCTTCGTTATTTTCATCTATGTCCTCTTCATTATCACAAGTCTCATCTCGGGCATCGGCCACTAGACCTCTGGGATTACAGGAGTTACCTCATACCGGCGAGTTCTTGAATCGGAAACCTTTCAGTGAGAAGATACTGTTGAGGTCAAGAAGAACTGTGATCAGCTCTGACACTTCATTTCAGCCAGGCACCACAAAAGTTCGGAAAACCTTACAAAGATCTTCTATGGCTTTAAAATCAACATCCATACTTTCTAACGCTATTAAACCCACAAGACAGCAGAATATTATTTTAGTTCAAACACAGAATACAGCAGTTCTCAACTTCTTATCCGGTCTTGGACCTCTGAAACTGGAAAGTGAAAGTATAGGGAGAAAGAATCCTGTTGATCAGTTACCTAATTGCCGCCCTGTTTCCAAGTGCACTCGGAAGTACGGAGATCACCCTCTCGATTTCTGCATTTACGGATTTCTTCCATCATGCCAAGAGGGTTACGTCCGCTGTCTTGACAATTATTTTGGACCATTTAACGAACTCTGTCTGAATGAACTGTCATCACTGAAAGATGGGTCGTCCAGTCAAACTAAAGTTTTGCTGTCGTAG
- the LOC135221944 gene encoding uncharacterized protein LOC135221944 isoform X3: MGWQRVSNRSLPISRNCLILLLMTVSSTTLGEDLGDSSRGSEYQHEEMVSSLVHKLCPRGCGDPEFEAVNNTSLSFSALCHLVCFTLVETSGGASRNTLGKQYDNRRQGIFSRSVYNSDFPSAFKSGTGPPKDGKQVAKTQSGSKFYFDKYSREKIRGPAQGDLGNSGNGTNDLESSLKERFFRDLAAPLTSAGPSNISKIKQVLCCGFHINPSEHLQGAPDGDVLRNSHGESIQLVKNSGINLIKVDNYSSENISTSTYRLHARTDVLPLPSRALATNSSTGFKITAQGFNSHRFLHNIINIKNVSHFRFPNHPKKNDLSIQRNAAKFRWDPFHISSTMSNNTVNTVGSPYPLENYPTYYSVQVLPMQNTNADVLREKVTFPSKSERREFQNPEKNTQDGTEKKQHSSVIVSFDKKHGYVNPLCPEFVDYSPNDPCEMAISRTRLPHVSITLPPNNSEFHGPSESLYGRVSPLSLLHSSLLPSKSSPSLFSSMSSSLSQVSSRASATRPLGLQELPHTGEFLNRKPFSEKILLRSRRTVISSDTSFQPGTTKVRKTLQRSSMALKSTSILSNAIKPTRQQNIILVQTQNTAVLNFLSGLGPLKLESESIGRKNPVDQLPNCRPVSKCTRKYGDHPLDFCIYGFLPSCQEGYVRCLDNYFGPFNELCLNELSSLKDGSSSQTKVLLS, encoded by the exons ATGGGCTGGCAGAG GGTTTCAAACAGAAGTCTGCCCATCAGTAGAAACTGTCT AATTCTGCTCTTGATGACTGTAAGCAGCACCACACTAGGCGAAGACCTTGGAGATTCGAGCAGAGGAAGTGAATATCAGCATGAAGAGATGGTCTCTTCCCTGGTGCACAAGTTATGTCCCCGTGGCTGTGGAGACCCAGAATTTGAAGCTGTAAACAACACCAGCCTCTCTTTTAGTGCACTGTGTCATCTTGTGTGCTTTACCCTTGTAGAGACATCTGGAGGTGCAAGCAGAAATACCCTAGGAAAGCAGTATGATAACCGACGGCAAGGCATTTTCAGCAGATCTGTTTATAATAGTGATTTTCCCAGTGCTTTTAAAAGTGGCACCGGACCTCCTAAGGATGGTAAACAAGTGGCAAAGACGCAGTCAGGCTCAAAATTTTATTTCGATAAATATTCTAGGGAAAAAATCAGAGGCCCAGCTCAAGGTGATTTAGGTAATTCAGGAAACGGTACTAATGATCTCGAATCATCATTAAAGGAAAGGTTTTTCAGAGATTTAGCGGCCCCTTTGACAAGTGCCGGTCCctcaaatatttctaaaataaaacaagTTCTCTGCTGTGGTTTTCATATAAATCCAAGTGAGCATCTTCAAGGTGCTCCTGACGGCGACGTTCTTAGAAACTCGCACGGTGAAAGTATACAATTAGTCAAGAACAGTGGAATTAACCTTATTAAAGTTGATAATTATTCTTCCGAAAACATAAGTACTTCAACATATCGATTGCACGCAAGAACTGACGTTCTTCCTTTGCCGTCTCGTGCGCTTGCTACAAACTCGTCTACTGGTTTTAAAATCACTGCACAGGGATTTAATAGTCATAGATTTCTTCATaacataattaatataaaaaacgtATCTCATTTTCGGTTTCCTAATCATCCAAAGAAAAATGATCTCAGTATCCAACGAAATGCTGCAAAATTTAGGTGGGATCCATTTCATATTTCGTCAACAATGTCAAACAACACAGTAAACACTGTAGGCTCACCATATCCTCTTGAAAACTATCCAACATATTACTCAGTCCAGGTACTGCCGATGCAAAACACAAATGCTGATGTCTTGAGGGAAAAGGTGACTTTTCCAAGCAAATCGGAACGTCGTGAATTTCAAAATCCCGAAAAGAACACACAAGATGGAACAGAAAAAAAGCAGCATTCATCAGTTATTGTGTCATTCGACAAGAAACACGGTTATGTTAATCCTCTTTGCCCAGAATTTGTTGATTATTCCCCAAATGATCCCTGTGAGATGGCCATTTCAAGAACTCGTCTTCCGCATGTCTCCATAACTTTACCTCCAAATAATTCCGAATTTCATGGGCCCTCTGAATCTTTATATGGGCGTGTTTCACCCTTGTCCTTGCTCCATTCATcattactaccatcaaaatcgtCTCCTTCGTTATTTTCATCTATGTCCTCTTCATTATCACAAGTCTCATCTCGGGCATCGGCCACTAGACCTCTGGGATTACAGGAGTTACCTCATACCGGCGAGTTCTTGAATCGGAAACCTTTCAGTGAGAAGATACTGTTGAGGTCAAGAAGAACTGTGATCAGCTCTGACACTTCATTTCAGCCAGGCACCACAAAAGTTCGGAAAACCTTACAAAGATCTTCTATGGCTTTAAAATCAACATCCATACTTTCTAACGCTATTAAACCCACAAGACAGCAGAATATTATTTTAGTTCAAACACAGAATACAGCAGTTCTCAACTTCTTATCCGGTCTTGGACCTCTGAAACTGGAAAGTGAAAGTATAGGGAGAAAGAATCCTGTTGATCAGTTACCTAATTGCCGCCCTGTTTCCAAGTGCACTCGGAAGTACGGAGATCACCCTCTCGATTTCTGCATTTACGGATTTCTTCCATCATGCCAAGAGGGTTACGTCCGCTGTCTTGACAATTATTTTGGACCATTTAACGAACTCTGTCTGAATGAACTGTCATCACTGAAAGATGGGTCGTCCAGTCAAACTAAAGTTTTGCTGTCGTAG
- the LOC135221944 gene encoding uncharacterized protein LOC135221944 isoform X2 has protein sequence MGRWAGRGFQTEVCPSVETVCIILLLMTVSSTTLGEDLGDSSRGSEYQHEEMVSSLVHKLCPRGCGDPEFEAVNNTSLSFSALCHLVCFTLVETSGGASRNTLGKQYDNRRQGIFSRSVYNSDFPSAFKSGTGPPKDGKQVAKTQSGSKFYFDKYSREKIRGPAQGDLGNSGNGTNDLESSLKERFFRDLAAPLTSAGPSNISKIKQVLCCGFHINPSEHLQGAPDGDVLRNSHGESIQLVKNSGINLIKVDNYSSENISTSTYRLHARTDVLPLPSRALATNSSTGFKITAQGFNSHRFLHNIINIKNVSHFRFPNHPKKNDLSIQRNAAKFRWDPFHISSTMSNNTVNTVGSPYPLENYPTYYSVQVLPMQNTNADVLREKVTFPSKSERREFQNPEKNTQDGTEKKQHSSVIVSFDKKHGYVNPLCPEFVDYSPNDPCEMAISRTRLPHVSITLPPNNSEFHGPSESLYGRVSPLSLLHSSLLPSKSSPSLFSSMSSSLSQVSSRASATRPLGLQELPHTGEFLNRKPFSEKILLRSRRTVISSDTSFQPGTTKVRKTLQRSSMALKSTSILSNAIKPTRQQNIILVQTQNTAVLNFLSGLGPLKLESESIGRKNPVDQLPNCRPVSKCTRKYGDHPLDFCIYGFLPSCQEGYVRCLDNYFGPFNELCLNELSSLKDGSSSQTKVLLS, from the exons atgggaaGATGGGCTGGCAGAG GGTTTCAAACAGAAGTCTGCCCATCAGTAGAAACTGTCTGTAT AATTCTGCTCTTGATGACTGTAAGCAGCACCACACTAGGCGAAGACCTTGGAGATTCGAGCAGAGGAAGTGAATATCAGCATGAAGAGATGGTCTCTTCCCTGGTGCACAAGTTATGTCCCCGTGGCTGTGGAGACCCAGAATTTGAAGCTGTAAACAACACCAGCCTCTCTTTTAGTGCACTGTGTCATCTTGTGTGCTTTACCCTTGTAGAGACATCTGGAGGTGCAAGCAGAAATACCCTAGGAAAGCAGTATGATAACCGACGGCAAGGCATTTTCAGCAGATCTGTTTATAATAGTGATTTTCCCAGTGCTTTTAAAAGTGGCACCGGACCTCCTAAGGATGGTAAACAAGTGGCAAAGACGCAGTCAGGCTCAAAATTTTATTTCGATAAATATTCTAGGGAAAAAATCAGAGGCCCAGCTCAAGGTGATTTAGGTAATTCAGGAAACGGTACTAATGATCTCGAATCATCATTAAAGGAAAGGTTTTTCAGAGATTTAGCGGCCCCTTTGACAAGTGCCGGTCCctcaaatatttctaaaataaaacaagTTCTCTGCTGTGGTTTTCATATAAATCCAAGTGAGCATCTTCAAGGTGCTCCTGACGGCGACGTTCTTAGAAACTCGCACGGTGAAAGTATACAATTAGTCAAGAACAGTGGAATTAACCTTATTAAAGTTGATAATTATTCTTCCGAAAACATAAGTACTTCAACATATCGATTGCACGCAAGAACTGACGTTCTTCCTTTGCCGTCTCGTGCGCTTGCTACAAACTCGTCTACTGGTTTTAAAATCACTGCACAGGGATTTAATAGTCATAGATTTCTTCATaacataattaatataaaaaacgtATCTCATTTTCGGTTTCCTAATCATCCAAAGAAAAATGATCTCAGTATCCAACGAAATGCTGCAAAATTTAGGTGGGATCCATTTCATATTTCGTCAACAATGTCAAACAACACAGTAAACACTGTAGGCTCACCATATCCTCTTGAAAACTATCCAACATATTACTCAGTCCAGGTACTGCCGATGCAAAACACAAATGCTGATGTCTTGAGGGAAAAGGTGACTTTTCCAAGCAAATCGGAACGTCGTGAATTTCAAAATCCCGAAAAGAACACACAAGATGGAACAGAAAAAAAGCAGCATTCATCAGTTATTGTGTCATTCGACAAGAAACACGGTTATGTTAATCCTCTTTGCCCAGAATTTGTTGATTATTCCCCAAATGATCCCTGTGAGATGGCCATTTCAAGAACTCGTCTTCCGCATGTCTCCATAACTTTACCTCCAAATAATTCCGAATTTCATGGGCCCTCTGAATCTTTATATGGGCGTGTTTCACCCTTGTCCTTGCTCCATTCATcattactaccatcaaaatcgtCTCCTTCGTTATTTTCATCTATGTCCTCTTCATTATCACAAGTCTCATCTCGGGCATCGGCCACTAGACCTCTGGGATTACAGGAGTTACCTCATACCGGCGAGTTCTTGAATCGGAAACCTTTCAGTGAGAAGATACTGTTGAGGTCAAGAAGAACTGTGATCAGCTCTGACACTTCATTTCAGCCAGGCACCACAAAAGTTCGGAAAACCTTACAAAGATCTTCTATGGCTTTAAAATCAACATCCATACTTTCTAACGCTATTAAACCCACAAGACAGCAGAATATTATTTTAGTTCAAACACAGAATACAGCAGTTCTCAACTTCTTATCCGGTCTTGGACCTCTGAAACTGGAAAGTGAAAGTATAGGGAGAAAGAATCCTGTTGATCAGTTACCTAATTGCCGCCCTGTTTCCAAGTGCACTCGGAAGTACGGAGATCACCCTCTCGATTTCTGCATTTACGGATTTCTTCCATCATGCCAAGAGGGTTACGTCCGCTGTCTTGACAATTATTTTGGACCATTTAACGAACTCTGTCTGAATGAACTGTCATCACTGAAAGATGGGTCGTCCAGTCAAACTAAAGTTTTGCTGTCGTAG
- the LOC135221944 gene encoding uncharacterized protein LOC135221944 isoform X6 has translation MGGSPSCQVAAVDMKGPVAENVRNKIRENCVVIFSKTYCPYCKMAKKVFDDLGTPYEVYEIDKEKDGVAVQDVLDIMTGARTVPRVFVGGKFIGGGTETRQLYKDGKLVELVGQCSVNS, from the exons ATGGGAGGTTCCCCAAGCTGCCAGGTGGCAGCTGTTGATATGAAAGGTCCAGTGGCTGAAAATGTCAGAAATAAGATTAGGGAAAACTGTGTTGTGATCTTTTCAAAAACTTATTGCCCATACTGCAAGATGGCTAAAAAG GTGTTTGATGACCTGGGGACACCTTATGAAGTCTATGaaatagacaaagaaaaagaTGGAGTTGCAGTTCAGGATGTTTTGGACATCATGACAGGAGCCAGAACA gtACCACGTGTATTTGTAGGTGGAAAATTCATAGGTGGTGGCACAGAGACACGGCAACTGTATAAGGATGGGAAATTGGTTGAGCTTGTTGGGCAGTGCAGTGTCAACTCTTAG